The following nucleotide sequence is from Bacteroidota bacterium.
TGCGGATATCTTTTGCGTCGTCGCCTACAAGATTTTACCGAAGGACGTATTCACCATGCCGCGGCTTGGCACATTCAACGTGCATACGTCGCTGCTGCCGAAGTATCGCGGTGCCGCCCCGATGCAGTGGGCACTGATTAACGGCGAGACGGAAACGGGTATCACCACGTTCCTGCTCGATTCGAAGATTGACACCGGAGGCATCCTGCTGCAAGAGCGCGTCGGCATCACCGAGAACGAAACCCTCGGCGAGTTACACGACGAGTTGATGCACCTCGGCGCGAAGCTCGCTCTCGAGACGATTACCGGTCTCGTCGCAGGCACCCTCGCGCCTCGACCGCAAGACGATTCGCTCGCTACGCCAGCGCCGAAGATCTTGCCCGAGCACTGCATCATCAAGTTCGATCGTCCCGCCGAAGCGGTACACAACCAGATTCGAGGACTCTCGCCATTTCCGGGTGCAGTGATGACAATACTTGACGGCGAACGACTGAAAATATTTCTCACCACTGTCGCTCGCGGAATGAAACCACTTCCTGTCGGCGTGCTTCATGCCGATGCATCGCATAAACATCTCTTCGTCGGCACGGCCACCGATCCGCTCGAAGTGCTCGAAGTGCAGCGCGAAGGTAAGCGGCGAATGAGTGCCGAAGAATTCTTGCGCGGAATGCGAATTCCACTACCAGTCGTAATTTGAGTATGCTCATCCCC
It contains:
- a CDS encoding methionyl-tRNA formyltransferase — encoded protein: MVTTVPIPNPRVVFFGTPEFSAFILEHLVKNGVNVVAVVTTPEKEQGRGLKTRPSVLQDKAIELGLPVLAPTLTRDPEFIDALREFDADIFCVVAYKILPKDVFTMPRLGTFNVHTSLLPKYRGAAPMQWALINGETETGITTFLLDSKIDTGGILLQERVGITENETLGELHDELMHLGAKLALETITGLVAGTLAPRPQDDSLATPAPKILPEHCIIKFDRPAEAVHNQIRGLSPFPGAVMTILDGERLKIFLTTVARGMKPLPVGVLHADASHKHLFVGTATDPLEVLEVQREGKRRMSAEEFLRGMRIPLPVVI